Below is a window of Chryseobacterium arthrosphaerae DNA.
TTATATATTTCTTCCGATAGTCATTTTCTGCAATATTGCATATGGAATTTCGGTGTATGGTATTAATACTTTATTGCCGTTAAGTAAAATTGTGGCCACGGTATACCTTACCAGTGTATTTTTTATATTCGGAATATTAGGGATTATCACAGCTTACTTTAAAATCAATCTCTGGGATTTCCTGATCAGCATCAAGGAAGAAATCATCCTGGTAGTCGCCACTTCTTCGTCCAAGATGGCATTTCCTATGATTTTTGATAAAATGGAATCACAGGGATATGACCGGAAAATTCTTCGTCTTATTATTCCCCTCGGATACAATTTTAATCTGGCGGGAGCGTGCATCTACCTTTCCATTTCATGTATTTTCCTGATCCAGTTCTATAATATTCCGCTTACGGTAAAAGATTATTTTTGGCTTTTCATCACCATTTCAATTGCTTCCAAAACCGCTTCGGGAGTACCCGGGTCAGGCTTCCTTGCCCTGATGTTTACCTTAAGCCGGTTCGGAAAAATCCCCACCACAGATCTTGCGCTGTTGTACAGTGTGGACCGCTTTATGAATGAGGCCAGATCTGTTACCAATTTCATAGGCATTTCAGTTTCTGCTGCTATTATTTCAAAACTTAACCAAAATACTATTCCTTTAAAAAATGATGTTTCCTGATTTCACCCACCTTTTAAATGACATATTACAAAACCCAGCAAAATCGATAGCCATTATCGGCAATCTTATCCTTATCGAAAGCCTTCTCTCTGTAGACAATGCAGCCGTATTGGCAACCATCGTCATGGATCTTCCCGAAAACCAAAGAAAAAAAGCTTTGAAATACGGAATCCTCGGGGCCTATGTATTCCGCGGACTGGCTCTTATTTTTGCTTCTGTGCTGATTTCCGTGTGGTGGCTGAAACCGCTGGGAGGGTTGTACTTAATTTATATTTCCGTTGACTGGTTTATTAAAAAAATAAAAAACACAAGTGATGATGAAAGTCCGGAAGAAAACCCCAACAAAGAATCCGGTTGGCTGTATAAAAATTCAATTGGATTGTTGGGGCAATTCTGGGCTACGGTTGCCATTGTAGAAGTAATGGATCTTGCTTTTTCCATAGATAATGTTTTTGCGGCAGTCGCTTTTTCAGACAATTTACTTCTGATTACTTTGGGAGTTTTTATAGGAATTTTAGCCATGAGATTTATCGCGCAGTGGTTTGTACGCCTTATGGAGGTATTCCCTTTCCTGGAAACTGTCGCTTTTATTGTAATTGCAGTTTTAGGCGTTAAACTAAGTCTTTCATTACATGAACACTTCTACCCCGCTACGGCCTTTGCCAGGTTTTTGACCGGTCATACCATGGAAATTCTGGTTTCCGTCATTACTGTTCTTTTGTTTGTAGTGCCTGTAGCTACCAGCTATCTGTTCGGATTTCCCTCCCGTAAAAAATAATTTTTCTGCCAAATTTTCACATTCGGAGATAAAATTCTGCCATTTCATCCATCAATGTCTCATGGCATACATTTAGAGAATTAGAAGACAGAAATAATTAAAAAATAAATATATTATGTCAGTAAACTTTAAACCATTGGCAGACAGAGTTCTGGTAGAGCCAATCGCAGCAGAAACTAAAACAGCTTCAGGTATTATTATCCCGGACACTGCAAAG
It encodes the following:
- a CDS encoding cation:dicarboxylate symporter family transporter — its product is MMKPIKQKTFTDSYLRNLTLYVFTAIICGALTGYYFPEVSKHLETVSSYFFMLLEILIIPIIFIAVTYGVSYIFSTKNAFKIVSQMVIYFLIITSISILLGIGSGLLLKPGANTGIIISSHRALPERFLTKTTNPLQISNYVLFLLISLTAGVLIGLSKKKNDILKVIDSGRNLFFKLIKYVYIFLPIVIFCNIAYGISVYGINTLLPLSKIVATVYLTSVFFIFGILGIITAYFKINLWDFLISIKEEIILVVATSSSKMAFPMIFDKMESQGYDRKILRLIIPLGYNFNLAGACIYLSISCIFLIQFYNIPLTVKDYFWLFITISIASKTASGVPGSGFLALMFTLSRFGKIPTTDLALLYSVDRFMNEARSVTNFIGISVSAAIISKLNQNTIPLKNDVS
- a CDS encoding TerC family protein; the encoded protein is MMFPDFTHLLNDILQNPAKSIAIIGNLILIESLLSVDNAAVLATIVMDLPENQRKKALKYGILGAYVFRGLALIFASVLISVWWLKPLGGLYLIYISVDWFIKKIKNTSDDESPEENPNKESGWLYKNSIGLLGQFWATVAIVEVMDLAFSIDNVFAAVAFSDNLLLITLGVFIGILAMRFIAQWFVRLMEVFPFLETVAFIVIAVLGVKLSLSLHEHFYPATAFARFLTGHTMEILVSVITVLLFVVPVATSYLFGFPSRKK